In the Advenella kashmirensis WT001 genome, one interval contains:
- the cysW gene encoding sulfate ABC transporter permease subunit CysW, with product MNTQFRRTEKTWIRLLLTAIALVFILLFIALPMLLVFAEAFSRGWAFYRDTLSESDALSAIFLTLLTAAIAVPLNVIFGVAAAWAIARFNFRGKSFLITLIDLPFSVSPVVAGLMYLLLFGNQTALGLWLDAHDLKIIFAVPGIVLATTFVTFPFVARELIPLMQAQGADEEQAALVLGAGSLQTLWHITLPNIKWGLLYGVILTNARAMGEFGAVSVISGHIRGVTNTIPLHVEILYNEFNIAGAFVCASVLALLAIVTLILKSVIEWRQHRSHQQSLRRSGSPVQSTADSRIGTAAAISAT from the coding sequence ATGAACACCCAATTTCGCCGCACCGAAAAAACCTGGATACGTCTTCTGCTGACGGCTATTGCACTTGTCTTCATTTTGCTGTTTATCGCCTTGCCCATGTTGCTGGTCTTTGCAGAAGCATTCAGCAGGGGCTGGGCATTCTACCGTGACACCCTGAGCGAATCGGACGCGCTGTCGGCCATTTTCCTGACGCTACTGACGGCTGCCATTGCCGTGCCCCTGAATGTGATTTTCGGCGTCGCCGCCGCCTGGGCCATCGCTCGCTTCAATTTTCGCGGCAAGAGCTTTCTGATCACATTGATTGATCTGCCATTCTCGGTGTCACCTGTGGTTGCCGGCCTGATGTATCTACTGCTCTTTGGCAACCAGACGGCGTTGGGCTTGTGGCTGGATGCGCATGATTTGAAAATTATTTTTGCCGTCCCCGGTATTGTGCTGGCGACCACCTTCGTCACCTTTCCGTTCGTTGCCCGTGAACTCATTCCACTGATGCAGGCGCAGGGCGCCGATGAAGAACAGGCCGCATTGGTGCTGGGTGCCGGCAGCCTGCAGACACTATGGCATATCACATTGCCAAATATCAAATGGGGCCTGCTGTACGGCGTGATCCTGACCAATGCCCGGGCCATGGGCGAGTTTGGTGCCGTCAGCGTTATTTCCGGTCATATACGAGGGGTCACCAATACCATCCCCCTGCACGTAGAGATCCTTTATAACGAATTCAATATTGCCGGCGCGTTTGTATGCGCTTCGGTGCTGGCGCTGCTGGCCATCGTCACATTGATCCTCAAATCCGTCATCGAATGGCGTCAGCATCGTTCTCACCAGCAATCGCTGCGGCGCAGCGGCAGCCCCGTGCAATCGACCGCAGACAGCCGAATCGGCACTGCTGCCGCGATAAGCGCAACATGA
- the cysD gene encoding sulfate adenylyltransferase subunit CysD, whose translation MDTLSGSINHHPAHLHTGHLKRLEAESIYIIREVYAQSRSPALLFSGGKDSVVMLHLARKAFRLGKRPSSLPFALVHIDTGHNFPEVIRFRDELVAQHGFTLVVGHVEDSIRKGTVKLRRATDSRNAAQAVTLLETIEAHGFDALMGGARRDEEKARAKERIFSFRDEFGQWDPKAQRPELWELYNARVHPGEQIRVFPISNWTELDIWQYIEQENLALPDIYYAHDREIVRRNDMLVPVTPLTPRQETERSEVVSVRFRTVGDISCTCPVASTAATPADIIRETAIAEITERGATRMDDQLSEASMEKRKKEGYF comes from the coding sequence ATGGATACATTATCCGGTTCGATTAATCACCACCCCGCGCATCTGCATACCGGGCATCTGAAGCGGCTTGAAGCCGAGTCCATTTATATTATTCGCGAAGTCTATGCACAAAGCAGATCGCCCGCCTTGCTGTTTTCGGGCGGCAAGGATTCGGTGGTCATGCTGCACCTGGCCCGCAAGGCGTTTCGCCTGGGAAAGCGGCCTTCATCATTGCCTTTTGCGCTGGTCCATATTGATACCGGCCATAATTTTCCGGAAGTCATCCGCTTTCGGGATGAGCTGGTCGCGCAACATGGATTCACGCTGGTGGTGGGGCACGTGGAAGACTCCATTCGCAAGGGAACCGTCAAGCTGCGGCGTGCCACGGATTCGCGCAATGCCGCGCAGGCAGTGACGTTGCTGGAAACGATCGAGGCCCACGGCTTTGATGCGCTTATGGGGGGGGCACGGCGCGACGAAGAAAAAGCCCGGGCCAAGGAACGTATTTTTTCCTTCCGTGATGAATTCGGCCAATGGGATCCCAAGGCACAGCGCCCGGAGCTGTGGGAATTGTATAACGCCCGTGTTCATCCGGGCGAGCAGATTCGCGTGTTCCCCATTTCGAACTGGACCGAGCTGGACATCTGGCAATACATTGAACAGGAAAATCTGGCCTTGCCTGATATTTATTATGCGCACGACCGCGAGATTGTTCGTCGCAACGACATGCTGGTGCCGGTTACGCCGCTGACGCCCAGGCAGGAAACGGAGCGTAGCGAAGTGGTCAGTGTCCGTTTCAGAACGGTGGGCGATATCAGTTGCACCTGCCCGGTCGCCAGTACGGCTGCCACACCGGCAGATATCATCCGGGAAACGGCCATCGCCGAGATTACCGAAAGAGGGGCCACGCGCATGGATGACCAACTGAGCGAAGCATCCATGGAAAAACGCAAGAAAGAAGGCTATTTCTGA
- the cysT gene encoding sulfate ABC transporter permease subunit CysT: MTLLRKQYSVLPGFGVTLGITLFWLSLIVLIPFAVLFGWAAQSGIEGFLKTILNERVIHSLYVTFGTSLIAVLINVVFGLVTAWVLVRYTFPGKKLIDAFIDLPFALPTAVAGIALTTLYAPNGLLGSLFASLGIRIAYTPTGIVIALIFISLPFIVRTVQPVLEDLEPELEDAATCLGANRWQIFAKVIFPAIAPALLTGAAMAFARAAGEYGSVIFIAGNIPMVSEITPLLITAKLEQSDYTGATALAVLMLMISFLVLLLINLVQRWNNKRNGMN, encoded by the coding sequence ATGACGCTGCTTAGAAAACAATATTCGGTTTTACCCGGCTTTGGCGTGACGCTGGGCATTACCCTTTTCTGGCTCAGCCTGATTGTGCTGATTCCGTTTGCCGTCCTGTTTGGCTGGGCAGCCCAGTCCGGGATCGAAGGCTTTCTGAAAACCATTCTGAACGAACGCGTGATTCACTCACTATATGTGACCTTCGGCACTTCCTTGATTGCGGTGCTGATCAATGTCGTATTCGGTCTGGTCACTGCCTGGGTATTGGTCAGATACACTTTTCCAGGGAAAAAGCTCATCGATGCTTTCATCGACCTGCCCTTTGCCCTGCCCACTGCCGTTGCCGGTATTGCGTTGACGACCCTGTATGCACCCAACGGCCTGCTGGGCAGCCTGTTTGCCTCGCTGGGTATCCGGATTGCCTATACGCCAACCGGCATTGTGATTGCGCTGATCTTTATCAGCCTGCCCTTTATCGTTCGGACAGTCCAGCCGGTATTGGAAGATCTGGAACCGGAATTGGAAGACGCCGCCACCTGCCTTGGCGCCAATCGCTGGCAAATCTTTGCCAAGGTTATCTTTCCCGCCATTGCGCCGGCCCTGCTTACCGGCGCCGCCATGGCCTTTGCCCGGGCTGCCGGCGAATATGGCTCGGTAATTTTTATCGCCGGCAATATTCCCATGGTCTCGGAAATCACACCGCTGCTGATTACCGCCAAGCTGGAACAGTCGGACTACACCGGCGCGACCGCGCTGGCCGTGCTGATGCTGATGATTTCCTTCCTGGTCCTGTTGCTGATCAATCTGGTTCAGCGCTGGAATAATAAACGTAACGGCATGAACTGA
- a CDS encoding sulfate ABC transporter substrate-binding protein, whose product MTTRSTLFRNISIAAVSVAALLSAAHAKDLTLLNVSYDPTRELYQEIDGIFAAQWQEKTGDKLTIKQSHGGSGSQARSVDNGLDADVVTLALAIDINNIARKSKRINADWETKFPHNSTPFTSTIVFLVRKGNPKGIRDWGDLIKPDVQVITPNPKTSGGARWNYLAAYAWAKARPEGTEESAKQYLKDLYSHVPVLDSGARGSTLTFVQRQIGDVLLAWENEAFLAQKELGKGQFDIIVPSLSVLAEPPVAIVDKVVDKRGTREVATAYLNFLYTPEAQRIAIKNFYRPTDPSLAAEADKLFPPLKTISIAELGGWDAANQKHFADGAIFDQIYLKK is encoded by the coding sequence ATGACTACCCGTTCCACCCTTTTTCGCAATATCTCGATTGCCGCCGTCTCGGTCGCTGCCCTCCTGTCTGCGGCGCACGCCAAAGACCTTACTTTACTGAACGTGTCCTACGATCCCACCCGCGAACTGTATCAGGAGATAGACGGTATTTTTGCTGCGCAATGGCAGGAAAAAACCGGCGACAAGCTGACCATCAAACAATCGCATGGCGGCTCCGGCTCCCAGGCCCGTTCGGTGGACAACGGCCTGGATGCCGACGTGGTGACCCTGGCGCTGGCCATCGACATCAACAATATCGCCCGCAAGAGCAAGCGTATTAACGCAGACTGGGAGACCAAGTTCCCGCACAACAGTACGCCCTTTACCTCCACCATTGTGTTTCTGGTGCGCAAGGGCAACCCCAAGGGTATTCGCGACTGGGGCGACCTGATTAAACCAGATGTCCAGGTGATCACCCCCAACCCCAAGACGTCGGGCGGCGCACGCTGGAACTATCTGGCTGCGTATGCCTGGGCCAAGGCCCGGCCGGAAGGCACTGAGGAATCTGCAAAACAGTATCTGAAGGACCTGTACAGCCATGTGCCAGTCCTGGATTCGGGCGCACGCGGCTCAACCCTGACTTTCGTACAGCGCCAGATCGGGGACGTATTGCTGGCCTGGGAAAACGAAGCATTCCTGGCCCAAAAAGAACTGGGCAAGGGGCAGTTTGACATCATCGTGCCTTCGCTTTCGGTACTGGCCGAGCCGCCGGTGGCCATTGTCGACAAGGTCGTGGACAAGCGCGGCACCCGCGAAGTGGCCACCGCCTATTTGAATTTCCTGTATACGCCCGAAGCGCAGCGCATCGCGATCAAAAACTTCTACCGCCCCACCGATCCGAGCCTGGCCGCAGAAGCAGACAAGCTATTTCCGCCACTAAAAACCATTTCGATTGCTGAGCTGGGCGGCTGGGATGCAGCCAACCAAAAGCATTTTGCTGACGGCGCCATTTTTGATCAGATCTACCTGAAAAAATAA